A stretch of the Budorcas taxicolor isolate Tak-1 unplaced genomic scaffold, Takin1.1 scaffold539, whole genome shotgun sequence genome encodes the following:
- the LOC128071418 gene encoding 40S ribosomal protein S14, with protein sequence MAPRKGKEKKEEQVISLGPQVAEGENVFGVCHIFASFNDTFVHVTDLSGKETICRVTGGMKVKADRDESSPYAAMLAAQDVAQRCKELGITALHIKLRATGGNRTKTPGPGAQSALRALARSGMKIGRIEDVTPIPSDSTRRKGGRRGRRL encoded by the exons ATGGCACCTCGcaaggggaaggaaaagaaggaagaacaggTCATCAGCCTCGGCCCTCAGGTGGCTGAAGGAGAGAATGTATTTGGTGTGTGCCACATCTTTGCATCCTTCAACGACACTTTTGTGCATGTCACCGATCTTTCTGGCAA GGAAACCATCTGCCGTGTCACTGGTGGGATGAAGGTGAAGGCTGACCGAGACGAGTCCTCTCCATACGCTGCCATGTTGGCTGCCCAGGATGTAGCCCAGAGATGCAAGGAGCTGGGGATCACTGCCCTCCACATCAAACTCCGGGCCACAGGAGGGAATAG GACCAAGACTCCTGGACCAGGGGCCCAGTCAGCGCTCAGAGCCCTCGCCCGCTCAGGGATGAAGATTGGGCGGATTG AGGATGTCACCCCCATCCCCTCCGACAGCACCCGCAGGAAGGGGGGTCGCCGTGGTCGCCGTCTGTGA